From Coccinella septempunctata chromosome 4, icCocSept1.1, whole genome shotgun sequence, a single genomic window includes:
- the LOC123311959 gene encoding transcription initiation factor TFIID subunit 6, producing the protein MSSKVHENDLYGTNFSIESIKVIAESIGIASLQDEAAKEMTDEISFRLKHLIQDAAKFMHHGKRVKLMPSDIECALRSKNLEPQFGFRNPEYTPFRFASGGGRELHFLEETEVDLNDLITNSTPKAPYDVTLRTHWLSIDGIQPTIPENPPPATKSMQKLESVDPINKKPLKETSGKPTTGKQKLKNVETVQIKQLATHELSVEQQLYYKEITEACVGSDEARRAEALQSLASDPGLHEMLPRMCTFIIEGVRVNVVQNNLALLIYLMRMVKALLDNQSLFLEKYLHELIPAVTTCIVSKQLCVRLEYDNHWALRDFASRLMAQICKNFNTSTNNIQTRITRMFTNALNQGDKMPLSSLYGALQALSELGPEVVRIFILPRVKMIAARLEQYSEGTMAANVDKLDAGHIKTLIVKALVPVLKSIRSPPDLIEEYKQDYGYLGPLLHSGVSKGRSQPNTSTVTCSSVTNSSSAITSIANTVSRPISAATGTIIQQNVGNRVMSPAVGRVSNPGNNQKIVFVTQRSQGQSQVQNQQSPASQNTQVIKLVSGSNTQVQQKIVNSQQKMVLVGMQNSGNVNVSQGGMLGQGSQQNMSFMMQKNNIHKMNDSFSHLDDLSHLE; encoded by the exons ATGTCCAGTAAAGTTCATGAAAATGATCTGTACGGTACTAATTTTTCTATCGAATCAATCAAAGTTATAGCAGAAAGCATAGGAATTGCTAGTCTTCAAGATGAAGCGGCAAAAGAAATGACTGACGAAATATCTTTTCGTTTGAAACATTTAATTCAAGATGCAGCTAAGTTTATGCACCATGGAAAGAGGGTTAAACTGATGCCTAGTGATATTGAATGTGCTCTGCGCTCTAAAAACTTGGAG cCTCAATTCGGTTTCCGAAATCCTGAGTATACACCATTTAGATTTGCTTCTGGAGGTGGACGAGAATTGCATTTCTTGGAAGAAACTGAGGTTGATTTGAACGACTTAATTACCAACTCAACCCCAAAAGCTCCATATGATGTTACGCTGAGAACCCATTGGTTAAGTATTGATGGCATACAGCCTACTATACCAGAAAATCCTCCACCAGCTACTAAGAGCATGCAAAAG TTGGAGTCTGTGGACCCTATAAACAAAAAACCGCTGAAGGAAACCTCAGGTAAACCTACTACAGGTAAACAGAAGTTGAAGAACGTAGAAACAGTACAAATAAAACAATTAGCAACTCACGAGCTATCTGTTGAGCAACAATTATATTATAAAGAAATAACAGAGGCTTGTGTTGGATCTGATGAAGCCAGGAGAGCT GAAGCACTACAGAGTTTAGCATCGGATCCTGGTTTGCATGAAATGTTACCAAGAATGTGCACCTTCATTATCGAAGGTGTCAGAGTCAATGTAGTCCAGAATAATTTAGCACTTCTTATATATCTCATGAGAATGGTTAAGGCATTATTAGATAATCAGTCACTGTTTTTAGAAAAATAT CTTCATGAACTAATACCTGCAGTTACAACTTGTATAGTCTCAAAACAACTGTGTGTTAGGCTTGAATATGATAACCATTGGGCACTGAGGGACTTTGCGTCAAGGTTAATGGCTCAGATCTGTAAAAATTTTAACACTAGTACCAATAATATCCAAACAAGGATAACTAGAATGTTTACTAACGCTCTGAACCAGGGCGATAAAATGCCATTGTCTTCCTTATATGGGGCCTTACAGGCACTATCAGAATTAGGCCCAGAAGTTGTTAGAATATTCATTCTTCCCAGAGTGAAAATGATAG CTGCTAGGTTAGAACAGTACTCAGAGGGTACAATGGCTGCCAATGTTGATAAATTGGATGCAGGTCACATAAAAACACTCATTGTTAAAGCATTGGTGCCAGTGTTAAAGAGTATTAGATCACCACCTGATTTGATCGAAGAGTATAAACAAGATTATGGTTATTTAGGACCACTTCTACACAGTGGTGTATCAAAAGGTAGAAGTCAGCCTAATACTTCAACTGTAACATGTAGTTCAGTTACAAATTCATCAAGTGCCATAACCTCAATTGCCAACACCGTGTCCAGGCCCATTTCTGCCGCAACAGGTACCATAATACAGCAG AATGTTGGGAACAGGGTGATGAGCCCTGCAGTTGGACGGGTATCCAATCCTGGTAATAACCAAAAGATAGTCTTCGTCACACAAAGGTCTCAAGGTCAGAGTCAGGTCCAGAACCAGCAGTCGCCTGCTTCTCAAAACACACAAGTAATCAAGCTGGTATCTGGTAGCAACACACAAGTTCAACAGAAGATCGTCAACTCCCAACAGAAGATGGTACTGGTGGGGATGCAAAATAGTGGGAATGTCAATGTCAGTCAAGGGGGTATGCTTGGTCAGGGGTCGCAACAAAACATGTCATTTATGATGCAAAAAAATAATATCCACAAGATGAATGATAGTTTTTCTCATTTGGATGATTTGTCCCATTTGGAATAG